Proteins from a single region of Pyrus communis chromosome 6, drPyrComm1.1, whole genome shotgun sequence:
- the LOC137737653 gene encoding non-specific lipid transfer protein GPI-anchored 1-like — MMRKMMAVLFSVFVACALVGEVRAAAPTVAEKCNDKFQKVAVCLNYATGKADAPTKECCDSVKGIRETQPECLCYVIQQANNGSEEIKKMGIQVAKLIQLPTACSLKNATSSDCPKLLGIPAGSPEAAIFNNNASSTATPTAGAVGQQSAPEKDGVSKLGPQHAGLMAMAVAIFFFAFPALYV; from the exons ATGATGAGGAAAATGATGGCGGTGCTGTTCTCCGTTTTCGTCGCCTGCGCTTTGGTTGGCGAGGTCAGAGCGGCGGCGCCAACGGTGGCGGAGAAGTGCAACGACAAGTTCCAGAAGGTGGCGGTGTGCTTGAACTACGCGACGGGGAAGGCGGATGCGCCAACGAAGGAGTGCTGTGATTCGGTGAAGGGGATAAGGGAGACTCAGCCGGAGTGCCTATGTTACGTCATTCAACAGGCCAACAATGGGAGCGAGGAGATTAAGAAGATGGGGATTCAGGTGGCCAAGTTGATCCAGCTCCCCACAGCATGCAGCTTGAAAAACGCCACTTCCTCCGACTGCCCTA AGCTTCTAGGCATACCTGCTGGCTCACCAGAGGCTGCTATCTTCAACAATAATGCATCATCAACGGCTACTCCCACTGCTGGAGCTGTCGGGCAACAATCGGCGCCCGAAAAGGACGGAGTTTCCAAGCTTGGACCCCAGCATGCTGGTCTGATGGCAATGGCTGTGGCCATCTTCTTCTTTGCATTCCCCGCACTATATGTTTAG
- the LOC137737272 gene encoding ranBP2-type zinc finger protein At1g67325-like isoform X2: MSQVDNRNSSAAKRARTDGSRREDDWTCPSCGNDNFSFRTTCNMRNCTQPRPADHNSKPAAKPFPAPQGYPSAPPYLGSAAPSSMYLGVPPYGSSIFNGSSIPPYDVPFSGGSAYHYNYGSRLSTGSPYRPLHLSGPTPYSSGSMIGNGGMYGIPPPMMDRFGLGLPMGPGPMGPRPGFFPDDKAQKKGTDATRDNDWTCPKCGNVNFSFRTVCNMRKCNTPKPGSQPAKMDKSSKQKMPEGSWKCEKCNNINYPFRTKCNRQNCGADKPAESKKSPSPAPNENDQ, encoded by the exons ATGTCTCAG GTTGACAACAGAAATTCTTCAGCAGCCAAGCGTGCTAGAACCGAtg GTAGTCGAAGGGAAGATGATTGGACCTGCCCTAGCTGTGGGAATGATAATTTTTCATTTAGAACGACTTGCAATATGCGTAATTGCACTCAGCCGAGGCCTGCAGATCATAACTCA AAACCCGCTGCTAAGCCTTTCCCAGCCCCACAGGGTTACCCGTCTGCTCCTCCTTATCTGGGCTCTGCTGCACCCTCTTCAATGTATCTTGGTGTGCCACCCTATGGTTCTTCTATCTTCAATGGATCATCCATTCCTCCCTATGATGTTCCATTTTCAGGGGGATCAGCATATCATTACAACTACGGCAGCCGCCTATCTACAGGCAGCCCCTACAGACCTCTGCATTTGTCTGGACCAACACCATATTCTAGTGGTTCCATGATTGGAAATG GTGGAATGTATGGTATCCCCCCGCCTATGATGGATCGGTTTGGCCTGGGTCTGCCCATGGGCCCTGGCCCTATG GGACCAAGGCCAGGATTCTTTCCAGATGATAAAGCTCAAAAGAAGGGCACAG ATGCTACACGTGACAATGACTGGACATGCCCAAAATGTGGAAACGTCAACTTCTCATTTAGAACTGTTTGTAACATGAGGAAGTGCAATACACCAAAGCCTGGATctcag CCTGCAAAGATGGACAAAAGTTCCA AACAAAAGATGCCAGAAGGTAGCTGGAAGTGTGAGAAATGTAATAATATAAACTATCCATTTAGAACCAAGTGTAACAGACAGAACTGTGGAGCAGACAAACCAGCCGAGTCAAAGAAGTCCCCTTCACCTGCTCCGAATGAAAATGATCAG TGA
- the LOC137737272 gene encoding ranBP2-type zinc finger protein At1g67325-like isoform X1 has protein sequence MSQVDNRNSSAAKRARTDGSRREDDWTCPSCGNDNFSFRTTCNMRNCTQPRPADHNSKPAAKPFPAPQGYPSAPPYLGSAAPSSMYLGVPPYGSSIFNGSSIPPYDVPFSGGSAYHYNYGSRLSTGSPYRPLHLSGPTPYSSGSMIGNGGMYGIPPPMMDRFGLGLPMGPGPMGPRPGFFPDDKAQKKGTDATRDNDWTCPKCGNVNFSFRTVCNMRKCNTPKPGSQQPAKMDKSSKQKMPEGSWKCEKCNNINYPFRTKCNRQNCGADKPAESKKSPSPAPNENDQ, from the exons ATGTCTCAG GTTGACAACAGAAATTCTTCAGCAGCCAAGCGTGCTAGAACCGAtg GTAGTCGAAGGGAAGATGATTGGACCTGCCCTAGCTGTGGGAATGATAATTTTTCATTTAGAACGACTTGCAATATGCGTAATTGCACTCAGCCGAGGCCTGCAGATCATAACTCA AAACCCGCTGCTAAGCCTTTCCCAGCCCCACAGGGTTACCCGTCTGCTCCTCCTTATCTGGGCTCTGCTGCACCCTCTTCAATGTATCTTGGTGTGCCACCCTATGGTTCTTCTATCTTCAATGGATCATCCATTCCTCCCTATGATGTTCCATTTTCAGGGGGATCAGCATATCATTACAACTACGGCAGCCGCCTATCTACAGGCAGCCCCTACAGACCTCTGCATTTGTCTGGACCAACACCATATTCTAGTGGTTCCATGATTGGAAATG GTGGAATGTATGGTATCCCCCCGCCTATGATGGATCGGTTTGGCCTGGGTCTGCCCATGGGCCCTGGCCCTATG GGACCAAGGCCAGGATTCTTTCCAGATGATAAAGCTCAAAAGAAGGGCACAG ATGCTACACGTGACAATGACTGGACATGCCCAAAATGTGGAAACGTCAACTTCTCATTTAGAACTGTTTGTAACATGAGGAAGTGCAATACACCAAAGCCTGGATctcag CAGCCTGCAAAGATGGACAAAAGTTCCA AACAAAAGATGCCAGAAGGTAGCTGGAAGTGTGAGAAATGTAATAATATAAACTATCCATTTAGAACCAAGTGTAACAGACAGAACTGTGGAGCAGACAAACCAGCCGAGTCAAAGAAGTCCCCTTCACCTGCTCCGAATGAAAATGATCAG TGA
- the LOC137737437 gene encoding squamosa promoter-binding-like protein 2, with amino-acid sequence MNSVLMMEWNEKPPSPWDLENLFMYGAKVTENPKKLQPADWGIERERGLNSESLYSTGGDGGSGVSGSDFGDGSSKCSKSASVNSSVGESKKSNFNFESSEGFPKDFFDKKDSAEAEALGSSPTHEVSAGSGEPLLSLKLGKRMYFEDVCAGNNHETSSLSVISTSIPTRTKRYKSPAQSAFASHCQVEGCNLDLSSVKDYHRKHRICANHSKSPKVVVDGVERRFCQQCSRFHGLSEFDENKRSCRRRLSDHNARRRKPQTEVARHPARLSSSLFITDDRQQMSLAFDQGPYVYTKHASNLTWDGSCNLKFAQTKDYFPNPAKAGGNARQLNFANNETPGSITMLYQDSSRLSPSENTAAEVLNQGAEESMISFNLDATRDIHRALSLLSTSPWVSGESKPVPFDTNQSYHNNLPQQGMHAMTQGVPVSSEYWQSQHPSLDTQAHVSHSHSNVSNHFQDLHQFKAPYEFGYHPNQFS; translated from the exons ATGAATTCGGTGCTGATGATGGAGTGGAATGAAAAACCTCCTTCACCATGGGATTTGGAGAACCTTTTCATGTATGGTGCAAAAGTTACTGAAAATCCTAAGAAATTACAACCAGCAGACTGGGGCATTGAAAGGGAACGAGGATTGAACTCTGAATCTTTGTATTCGACTGGGGGTGATGGGGGTAGTGGTGTTTCCGGCTCTGATTTTGGAGATGGTTCATCAAAGTGTTCGAAATCAGCTTCTGTCAATTCTTCGGTCGGGGAAAGTAAGAAATCCAATTTCAACTTTGAGTCTTCTGAAGGTTTCCCAAAGGATTTCTTTGATAAAAAGGATTCAGCTGAAGCTGAGGCCCTTGGATCTTCtccaactcatgaggtttcggCTGGCTCTGGCGAGCCCTTGCTCAGTCTAAAGCTTGGTAAGCGGATGTACTTCGAAGACGTTTGTGCAGGAAATAATCATGAGACCTCTTCTCTTTCTGTTATTTCCACATCAATACCGACAAGGACAAAGAGGTATAAGTCCCCTGCTCAGAGTGCGTTTGCATCACACTGCCAAGTTGAAGGATGCAATCTTGATCTTTCATCAGTCAAAGATTACCATCGCAAACATAGGATTTGTGCAAATCATTCCAAATCTCCGAAGGTTGTTGTAGATGGTGTGGAACGCCGGTTTTGCCAGCAGTGTAGCAG GTTCCACGGCCTTTCtgaatttgatgaaaacaaGCGAAGCTGTCGCAGGCGACTTTCTGATCACAATGCAAGGCGCCGCAAGCCACAGACAGAAGTAGCGAGACACCCAGCGAGGCTGTCTTCATCACTGTTCATTACAG ATGACAGGCAACAGATGAGCCTTGCTTTTGACCAAGGTCCATATGTTTACACAAAGCATGCTTCAAATTTAACATGGGATGGCTCGTGCAATCTCAAGTTCGCACAAACGAAAGATTATTTTCCAAATCCTGCAAAAGCAGGAGGCAATGCCAGGCAGCTAAATTTTGCCAACAATGAAACTCCAGGCTCGATAACCATGCTTTATCAGGATTCCAGTAGGCTGTCACCATCTGAGAACACTGCGGCTGAGGTTCTCAACCAAG GTGCTGAAGAATCTATGATTTCCTTCAACCTGGATGCAACACGGGATATTCATCGTGCTCTCTCTCTTCTGTCAACAAGTCCTTGGGTTTCAGGCGAGTCGAAACCTGTTCCATTTGATACCAACCAAAGCTATCATAACAACTTGCCTCAACAGGGGATGCATGCAATGACTCAAGGTGTGCCGGTCTCTTCAGAGTACTGGCAAAGTCAGCATCCATCCCTCGATACCCAAGCACATGTCTCCCACTCACACAGTAATGTCAGCAACCACTTTCAGGATCTTCATCAGTTCAAGGCGCCGTATGAGTTTGGCTATCACCCAAACCAATTCAGTTAA